One region of Leptolyngbya sp. 'hensonii' genomic DNA includes:
- a CDS encoding site-2 protease family protein produces the protein MQSSWRIGSIFNIPLYIDFSWLFIVVIVAILNGFAWREVYPTWQPLLLGGAGLLTALLLFGSVLLHELGHSLVAKTQGIQVNSITLFLFGGIAAIEQEPKTPGRAFQVAIAGPVVSLVLCGGLSILTWNLPTSHPVAFLAADLARINLVLALFNLIPGLPLDGGQVLKAAIWKATGDRLRATRWAARTGEILGWLIILLGFVSVLIPGVAGGNIWLAVIGWFILRNADRYRHITDLQEALLQLNAAHAMGREFRVVEAGMTLRQFADQYLLDTARSPMYFAAADGRYRGLVEVTALHQVERSQWETKTLQNILQPLTAILTVQEQTPLIEVINLMEKHQLSRITVISPAGAVAGVIDRGDIVQVVMQQLKVQIAPAVIQNIKEAGAYPPGFPILAVAKATEELLPHQDP, from the coding sequence ATGCAATCCAGTTGGCGAATCGGTTCCATCTTCAATATTCCCCTCTACATTGATTTTTCCTGGCTTTTCATTGTTGTCATTGTTGCAATCTTGAATGGATTTGCCTGGAGAGAGGTCTACCCAACCTGGCAGCCCCTGCTTCTGGGAGGTGCAGGGTTGTTGACCGCCTTACTCCTATTTGGCTCCGTCTTACTCCACGAATTGGGCCATAGCCTGGTGGCTAAAACTCAAGGTATTCAGGTCAACTCTATTACCCTGTTTCTATTTGGCGGGATCGCCGCGATCGAACAGGAGCCTAAAACTCCCGGGCGCGCCTTTCAGGTGGCGATCGCGGGTCCTGTGGTTAGCCTGGTGCTCTGTGGTGGTTTGAGTATCCTGACCTGGAACCTGCCCACCTCACACCCGGTTGCGTTTCTAGCGGCTGATCTGGCCAGAATCAACCTGGTGCTGGCCCTGTTCAACCTGATTCCCGGCCTGCCTCTGGATGGGGGGCAGGTGCTGAAAGCCGCCATCTGGAAGGCTACCGGCGATCGTCTGCGGGCAACTCGCTGGGCTGCCAGAACGGGTGAGATTTTAGGCTGGCTGATTATTCTTCTGGGTTTCGTTTCTGTTCTGATTCCAGGGGTTGCAGGGGGAAATATCTGGCTGGCGGTGATTGGCTGGTTTATCCTGCGCAATGCCGATCGCTATCGCCACATTACGGACTTACAGGAGGCCCTGCTGCAACTCAATGCAGCCCATGCCATGGGCCGAGAATTTCGGGTCGTGGAAGCCGGAATGACCTTGCGACAGTTTGCGGATCAGTACCTGCTGGATACGGCCCGTTCACCCATGTATTTTGCGGCTGCAGATGGGCGCTATCGGGGTCTGGTAGAAGTGACTGCCCTGCACCAGGTAGAACGCAGCCAATGGGAAACGAAAACGTTGCAAAATATTTTACAGCCTTTGACTGCCATACTGACTGTTCAGGAGCAAACACCCCTGATCGAAGTCATCAATCTGATGGAAAAACATCAGCTCAGCCGGATTACCGTTATTTCTCCGGCTGGTGCAGTCGCCGGAGTCATCGATCGGGGGGATATTGTCCAGGTTGTGATGCAGCAACTGAAGGTCCAGATTGCTCCTGCCGTGATTCAAAATATTAAAGAAGCAGGGGCCTATCCACCGGGATTTCCCATTCTGGCTGTGGCCAAAGCAACAGAAGAGTTATTGCCTCACCAGGATCCCTAA
- a CDS encoding DUF3318 domain-containing protein — translation MSELRRLKGLLPPELQSWVTVEVTSAVNPPLITSEEIGKDQVEIQIDLPKWEQLATDQRNLLFWHEVGRVQNDTIPRDGWEMAALAIGLGGAVGELWVQDGLLLVLALGLSGFAGYRLYLKNNGEKKLREAIEADDRAIQLATRFGYTLPNAYKSLGSALKTLIEQSPKKRQRSKYEARLDALKRSAAKAKAKSKGDPQYS, via the coding sequence ATGAGTGAACTCCGTCGTCTCAAAGGGCTCCTACCCCCTGAACTCCAGAGCTGGGTCACGGTAGAAGTCACCTCGGCTGTGAACCCTCCCCTGATTACTAGTGAAGAGATTGGCAAAGATCAGGTTGAGATTCAAATTGATTTACCGAAGTGGGAACAGTTGGCCACCGACCAGCGAAATCTGCTGTTCTGGCACGAGGTGGGTCGGGTGCAGAATGATACGATTCCCAGGGATGGTTGGGAAATGGCCGCTCTGGCGATCGGTCTGGGGGGGGCAGTCGGCGAACTCTGGGTTCAGGACGGGTTGTTGCTGGTTCTGGCTCTGGGCCTGTCAGGCTTCGCGGGCTACCGTCTATACCTGAAGAATAATGGTGAAAAGAAATTGCGCGAAGCGATCGAGGCGGACGATCGAGCCATCCAACTGGCCACTCGGTTCGGTTACACCCTACCCAACGCCTACAAAAGTCTGGGTAGTGCTCTGAAAACTTTGATTGAACAGTCTCCCAAGAAGCGTCAGCGGTCTAAGTACGAAGCTCGCCTGGATGCCTTAAAGCGGAGTGCAGCTAAGGCAAAAGCAAAATCCAAAGGGGATCCGCAATATTCTTAA
- a CDS encoding type II CAAX endopeptidase family protein yields the protein MADQPSPNPDLEPLTRIQVLLAIGVTAIVLLLMATLWRKFGAVALLPWKFQIRALLVGLGVGLLITAASSLIYRFWPAYRQSADYYLQLVLKPLLWPDLLWLGLLPGLSEELLFRGVMLPAFGLGFMALAVSSISFGVLHLSSLQQWPYMAWAILVGFLLGYSAMATGNLLVPILAHILTNLLSSIIWKWNHQNNRGDFSTI from the coding sequence GTGGCAGATCAACCTTCCCCTAATCCCGATCTTGAACCCCTGACGCGCATTCAGGTTCTACTGGCGATCGGAGTGACGGCGATCGTCCTGCTACTGATGGCAACCCTATGGCGTAAATTTGGCGCGGTGGCTCTGTTGCCCTGGAAATTTCAGATCAGAGCTCTGCTGGTGGGTCTGGGGGTAGGTCTGCTGATTACGGCGGCCAGTTCCTTGATTTATCGCTTTTGGCCAGCCTATCGCCAGAGTGCAGACTACTATCTGCAACTGGTCTTGAAACCGCTGCTCTGGCCAGATTTACTCTGGTTGGGGCTGCTTCCTGGTCTGAGCGAAGAATTGCTGTTTCGAGGCGTGATGTTGCCAGCCTTTGGTCTGGGCTTCATGGCTCTGGCAGTTTCCAGCATTTCTTTTGGGGTGCTCCACCTGAGCAGCCTGCAACAGTGGCCTTACATGGCGTGGGCCATTCTAGTCGGATTTTTGCTGGGCTACAGCGCCATGGCCACAGGCAATCTGCTGGTGCCAATTCTGGCCCACATCCTGACCAATCTCCTCTCTAGTATTATCTGGAAGTGGAATCACCAGAATAATCGGGGTGATTTCAGCACGATTTGA
- a CDS encoding DUF3326 domain-containing protein has translation MSLRPYTAVLIIPTGIGAAIGGYAGDALPVARAMAQMVDCLITHPNVLNGAQLYWPLPNAFYVEGYALDRFAAGEWGLAPTHQNRVGLVLDRAIESELQLRQIQAAEATRATLGLRLTDYVITDAPLGVELRTAPSGATWGTIQNPGSLLRAVDRLITQAGAEAIAVVARFPDDQDSAALQEYRHGQGVDPLAGAEAVISHLVVRTFRVPSAHAPALLPLPLDPQLSPRSAAEEIGFTFLPCVLAGLSRAPQFVTSPKATAIWSHQVDAVIVPATACGGSAILSLSQGQAQVIAVKDNQTKMQVTPEALGIPALQVNSYLEALGAIAAHRAGVSVAALSPHLSSLRPVC, from the coding sequence TTGAGCCTGCGTCCTTATACCGCTGTTCTGATTATTCCCACCGGAATTGGGGCAGCGATCGGAGGCTACGCCGGAGATGCTCTGCCTGTGGCCAGAGCCATGGCCCAGATGGTGGATTGCCTGATTACCCACCCTAATGTGTTGAATGGGGCTCAGCTCTACTGGCCCCTACCTAATGCCTTCTACGTGGAAGGCTACGCGCTCGATCGCTTTGCTGCCGGTGAATGGGGCTTAGCTCCGACCCATCAGAATCGGGTGGGTCTGGTCCTGGATCGGGCGATCGAATCTGAGTTGCAACTGCGGCAGATCCAGGCGGCTGAGGCCACTCGCGCTACCCTGGGTCTCCGTTTGACGGACTATGTCATCACCGATGCCCCCCTAGGGGTGGAACTCCGGACCGCACCCTCCGGAGCCACCTGGGGTACGATTCAAAATCCGGGTAGCTTATTGCGGGCTGTGGACCGGCTGATTACGCAGGCTGGGGCCGAGGCGATCGCGGTGGTGGCCCGGTTCCCCGATGACCAGGACAGTGCAGCCCTGCAGGAGTACCGTCACGGTCAGGGGGTGGACCCCCTGGCTGGCGCAGAAGCCGTGATCAGCCATCTGGTAGTACGGACGTTTCGGGTTCCCTCTGCCCATGCCCCTGCACTCCTGCCCCTGCCCCTGGACCCCCAGCTTTCCCCCCGATCGGCTGCCGAAGAAATTGGCTTTACATTCCTGCCCTGTGTGCTGGCAGGGTTGAGTCGGGCTCCTCAATTTGTCACCTCGCCCAAGGCCACTGCAATCTGGTCCCATCAGGTGGATGCCGTGATTGTGCCTGCAACAGCCTGTGGGGGCAGCGCCATCCTCAGTTTGAGTCAGGGGCAGGCCCAAGTGATTGCCGTCAAAGATAACCAGACCAAAATGCAGGTGACGCCAGAAGCCCTGGGCATTCCAGCCCTGCAGGTGAACTCCTACCTGGAAGCCCTGGGTGCCATCGCAGCTCACCGCGCCGGAGTCAGCGTTGCGGCCCTGAGTCCCCACTTATCTTCGTTGCGTCCTGTATGCTGA
- a CDS encoding 2Fe-2S iron-sulfur cluster-binding protein, translated as MAKTYTVEINYRGETHTIQVPEDQTVLSAAYEAGLDFLPNSCNAGVCTTCAAQLIEGTVDQSDGMGIAPEIREQGFALLCVSYPRSDLKVETEKEDTVYYLQFGQFQKK; from the coding sequence ATGGCCAAGACCTACACCGTTGAAATTAACTACCGGGGGGAAACTCACACCATCCAGGTGCCCGAAGATCAGACCGTGTTATCTGCGGCGTATGAAGCGGGTCTCGATTTTCTGCCTAATTCCTGTAATGCTGGCGTCTGTACCACCTGTGCCGCTCAATTGATTGAGGGGACGGTAGACCAGAGCGACGGGATGGGCATTGCCCCGGAAATTCGTGAACAAGGGTTTGCCTTACTCTGTGTGTCCTATCCCCGTTCTGATCTGAAGGTTGAGACAGAGAAGGAAGACACGGTATACTACCTTCAGTTCGGTCAGTTCCAGAAAAAGTAA
- a CDS encoding NUDIX hydrolase has translation MAVGSEPPQLLRKRLFYEGRKFNFEVNRLRLPNRAEGDWECIRHPGGALAVPVTSDGQLVLVRQYRFAVMGRVLEFPAGTLEPNEDAESTIRREIEEETGYRAQTWQKLGEIVLAPGYSDEIIYAFLAQDLEKLDLPPDQDADEDIEVVLMRPQQLEAAILAGEPVDAKSISSFFLARPFLTL, from the coding sequence ATGGCTGTCGGCTCTGAGCCTCCCCAACTCTTGAGAAAGCGTCTGTTCTACGAAGGGCGCAAGTTTAACTTTGAAGTCAATCGGCTGCGTCTGCCCAATCGAGCCGAAGGTGACTGGGAATGTATCCGCCACCCCGGTGGGGCCTTGGCTGTCCCCGTGACTTCGGACGGGCAACTGGTCCTGGTCCGGCAATATCGTTTTGCGGTGATGGGTCGGGTGCTGGAATTTCCAGCAGGCACCTTGGAACCCAATGAAGACGCGGAAAGCACCATTCGGCGGGAAATTGAAGAGGAAACTGGGTATCGCGCCCAGACCTGGCAGAAACTGGGAGAGATTGTGCTGGCTCCCGGTTACTCCGATGAGATTATTTATGCCTTCCTAGCTCAGGATCTGGAAAAGCTAGACCTCCCTCCGGATCAGGACGCGGATGAAGATATTGAAGTGGTGTTGATGAGACCCCAGCAATTGGAAGCTGCAATTCTGGCCGGAGAACCGGTGGATGCCAAGTCGATTTCTAGCTTCTTCCTGGCACGGCCATTTTTGACCCTGTAG
- the folK gene encoding 2-amino-4-hydroxy-6-hydroxymethyldihydropteridine diphosphokinase, with product MPAAAIALGSNLGDSQATIEAALDLLDHYPQIAVTRRSHWYRTSPVGPPQPDYVNGCALLQVGLEPWPLMQTLLQVEVQFGRVRQERNGPRTLDLDLLLFDNLVLETPQLQIPHPRMGDRAFVLVPLAEIAPDWVDPITGKTIGELLQAVDCSGVQKL from the coding sequence ATGCCTGCCGCAGCGATCGCCCTCGGTAGCAATCTCGGGGACTCCCAGGCCACGATCGAGGCCGCCCTGGATCTCCTGGATCACTATCCCCAAATTGCTGTCACCCGACGCTCTCACTGGTATCGGACAAGTCCGGTGGGGCCACCCCAGCCAGATTATGTGAATGGCTGCGCCCTGTTGCAGGTTGGGCTGGAACCCTGGCCCCTGATGCAAACCTTGCTCCAGGTCGAAGTCCAGTTCGGGCGGGTGCGCCAGGAACGAAACGGTCCTCGAACGCTGGATCTGGATCTATTGCTGTTTGATAACCTGGTGCTGGAAACGCCACAGCTCCAGATTCCCCACCCCCGGATGGGCGATCGGGCTTTCGTTCTCGTCCCCCTGGCTGAGATCGCCCCAGATTGGGTGGACCCAATTACGGGAAAGACGATCGGTGAACTCCTGCAGGCGGTAGACTGTTCAGGAGTGCAAAAGTTGTGA
- a CDS encoding GUN4 domain-containing protein — translation MGENSRCRACLAMTPEPDPKETPTSLAKASPSSERRFVQRSVQAFVQWMPLGGSGWLFASFLLRQEWAMVLLTFPVTIVTAVWAAYSKNFVERLSEIYADKGKQDADALNKGMDSLNEALKWQLSGFDNKYLQRQASDCESFRSEGVAQHDRIFTPLLKDVFIPLRLDASPLSPGLRQAVFEQFEGTTTIWEILARTRQEPMFRQLVVQAWGGYGKTTLLKHIAYLYGKKQQPRSAPKLIPVLLILRKYRDLLSQENPPSLPDLITYHHIPGLPGAQDLQVPPHWARDILKQGKALVMLDGFDEVAKTQRPAVARWIMEQLHQYGKSVFMVTSRPKAYREQDAGDRLELATPFWIKDFDAAQRQEFVEKWYLSQERYTHGGRNTPDVQQLAQQAAKDLLTQIQARQELQDLAKNPLLLNMIVTFHRRFPGSELPKRRVELYREMCRLQLRDRPAARKLETLLTQCEAQTILQMLALAMMQNRWERIDRAKLLQGLTKCLQQESETVAAKDFLEQVVQISELLVEREPDEFEFAHLSFQEYLAATQIAQLKQESRLYDHFQDDWWKPTILLYAAQVNPTTLIREMMQRGAIDLAYLCFQETTKRVDPTLEAGLEALKLTVQTSRYAQLENYLKQGQWREADRETYRLMITTVGKEEGQWFEPEELLNFPCEELKTIDSLWVKYSQGRFGFTVQKKIYLQCGGIPDGQYHQEAWDRFCHQVGWMANLARGRSARYKCNVKFSTTSPRGHLPVCARESGLRVENVVCPWSAFGGGGFSSLTSRLVKCNL, via the coding sequence ATGGGAGAAAATTCCCGTTGCCGAGCCTGTCTCGCCATGACGCCAGAGCCAGACCCCAAAGAGACTCCCACCAGTCTAGCCAAAGCATCCCCCAGTTCAGAACGACGATTTGTGCAGCGATCGGTGCAGGCATTCGTCCAGTGGATGCCTCTGGGTGGAAGTGGGTGGTTGTTTGCCAGTTTTTTGCTAAGGCAAGAGTGGGCAATGGTTCTACTCACATTTCCTGTAACCATCGTGACGGCAGTATGGGCAGCCTATAGCAAAAATTTTGTCGAGCGATTGTCAGAGATTTATGCCGATAAGGGCAAACAGGATGCCGATGCCCTGAACAAGGGGATGGACAGCCTGAATGAAGCCCTGAAGTGGCAGCTTTCCGGCTTTGACAATAAATATCTCCAACGTCAGGCATCGGATTGTGAATCCTTTCGTTCTGAAGGAGTAGCCCAGCACGATCGGATCTTTACTCCCCTACTCAAGGACGTATTTATTCCCCTCAGGCTCGACGCCAGCCCCCTCTCGCCGGGATTGCGGCAGGCTGTCTTTGAACAGTTCGAGGGAACGACAACCATCTGGGAAATTCTGGCGAGAACCCGGCAGGAACCCATGTTTCGGCAACTGGTGGTCCAGGCTTGGGGGGGCTATGGCAAAACCACCTTGCTGAAACACATTGCCTACCTATATGGCAAAAAGCAACAGCCCCGATCGGCCCCCAAGCTGATTCCAGTGCTGCTAATCCTGCGGAAATATCGAGACTTGCTCTCCCAGGAGAATCCCCCCAGTCTGCCTGATCTGATCACCTACCATCACATTCCCGGATTACCCGGTGCTCAGGACTTACAGGTGCCGCCCCACTGGGCCAGGGACATCCTGAAGCAGGGCAAGGCTCTGGTGATGCTGGATGGCTTCGATGAAGTGGCAAAGACGCAACGTCCTGCCGTAGCCCGCTGGATCATGGAACAACTGCACCAATATGGCAAATCGGTGTTTATGGTAACTTCCCGGCCCAAAGCCTACCGGGAACAGGACGCGGGCGATCGGCTGGAACTGGCCACCCCTTTCTGGATTAAAGACTTTGATGCAGCTCAACGTCAGGAATTTGTGGAAAAGTGGTATCTCAGCCAGGAACGCTACACCCATGGAGGACGCAACACACCCGATGTGCAGCAACTGGCCCAGCAAGCCGCCAAAGACCTGTTGACCCAGATCCAAGCCCGCCAGGAACTCCAGGATCTGGCCAAAAATCCTCTGCTGCTGAACATGATCGTCACCTTTCATCGCCGGTTTCCAGGTTCGGAACTACCCAAGCGTCGGGTGGAACTGTATCGGGAAATGTGCCGGTTGCAGCTTCGAGATCGTCCGGCTGCCCGTAAGCTGGAAACCCTGCTGACCCAGTGCGAGGCCCAGACGATTCTGCAAATGCTGGCCCTGGCCATGATGCAAAACCGCTGGGAACGGATCGATCGCGCCAAGCTCCTACAGGGACTGACCAAATGCCTGCAACAAGAGAGCGAAACCGTTGCCGCTAAAGACTTTCTGGAACAAGTGGTGCAGATTAGCGAATTGCTGGTGGAGCGAGAACCAGACGAATTTGAATTTGCCCATCTCAGCTTTCAGGAATATTTAGCCGCCACCCAAATTGCCCAGTTGAAGCAGGAAAGTCGGCTCTATGACCACTTCCAGGATGACTGGTGGAAACCGACAATTTTGCTCTATGCCGCCCAGGTCAACCCAACTACCCTGATCCGAGAAATGATGCAACGGGGAGCCATCGACCTGGCTTATCTCTGTTTTCAGGAAACGACTAAACGAGTTGACCCCACGCTGGAAGCAGGACTGGAGGCCCTGAAACTGACGGTACAGACTTCCCGTTATGCCCAACTGGAGAACTATCTGAAGCAGGGACAGTGGCGAGAAGCCGACCGGGAAACCTACCGGCTGATGATCACCACCGTCGGCAAGGAAGAGGGCCAGTGGTTTGAACCAGAAGAGTTGCTGAACTTTCCCTGTGAGGAGTTGAAGACGATCGACAGCCTCTGGGTGAAATACAGCCAGGGCCGGTTTGGCTTCACGGTACAGAAGAAGATTTATCTCCAATGCGGCGGCATCCCAGACGGCCAGTATCATCAAGAAGCCTGGGATCGGTTTTGCCATCAAGTCGGATGGATGGCAAATTTGGCAAGGGGGAGGAGCGCTCGTTATAAATGCAATGTAAAATTTAGCACCACATCACCTAGAGGACACCTCCCTGTTTGTGCGCGAGAGAGTGGGTTGCGCGTAGAGAATGTGGTATGTCCTTGGTCTGCCTTCGGGGGGGGGGGGTTCTCTTCTCTCACATCGAGACTTGTAAAGTGTAACCTGTGA
- a CDS encoding mucoidy inhibitor MuiA family protein, which produces MVERSAASLSHPEIGTFKQDTVQVVETSILAVTAYVNQALIIRRGVVILTGLERELVIPGLSPCLRSESLQVSGIGTVGVRLLGIRTEPLQTTPPIVSEITDLNDRIALLEEQQRHIRNRLDSLQLQREFIQGLSEKSVDQFSQGLAQRQIDLEQTRQLVDFLGQQYREFTTVISQLEQEQQDLEQQLQKLRQQLAQIEATPGQGGHRLVVMVEPSGAGEFVLELSYVVDRAGWTPLYDMTFNRTGRQVKVSYLAEVKQYSGENWAGASLTLSTSELGTGALWPQFHPWYIDVSPPESSPYRHPGQNPAITSGDSSLRSETIPTEPIAVPPIVTKVARENGITTLLLGQEDGIPGDGTPRKVTILEDEYPCRIEYVALPRLASFAYLQAIVTNHPHGVTLLPGQANIFRNNLFIGTIRLEQVAPGQPFRLDLGIDEGLKIQRQLVECQTRRGIFLQSQVTTYAYRLTIANLRDREITLKVTEQLPLSRSEQVTTRLLRALPAPTSSSPQALEWTIVLPPEARRELSYCFAITYPLGLTLTGMESDR; this is translated from the coding sequence GTGGTAGAGCGTTCGGCAGCATCCCTGAGTCATCCAGAAATCGGGACTTTCAAGCAAGACACCGTTCAGGTCGTCGAAACCAGCATTTTGGCCGTCACAGCCTATGTCAACCAGGCCCTGATTATCCGTCGAGGGGTGGTGATCCTGACGGGTTTGGAACGGGAATTGGTCATCCCAGGTCTGTCTCCCTGCCTGCGATCGGAGTCCCTACAAGTGAGTGGAATTGGGACGGTGGGGGTTCGCCTGTTGGGCATTCGTACCGAACCCCTGCAGACCACCCCACCCATCGTTAGTGAGATCACAGACTTGAACGATCGAATTGCCCTCCTGGAGGAGCAGCAACGCCACATTCGCAACCGATTGGACTCCCTGCAATTGCAACGGGAGTTTATCCAGGGGTTGAGCGAAAAATCGGTGGATCAGTTCTCCCAAGGGTTGGCCCAGCGGCAAATCGATCTAGAGCAAACCCGGCAGCTTGTGGACTTTTTGGGCCAGCAGTACCGCGAATTCACCACGGTAATTTCCCAACTGGAGCAGGAACAGCAGGATCTGGAGCAGCAGCTTCAAAAGCTGCGTCAGCAATTGGCCCAGATCGAAGCCACACCAGGTCAGGGAGGCCATCGACTGGTGGTGATGGTGGAACCCAGTGGAGCCGGAGAGTTTGTTCTGGAGCTGTCCTATGTAGTCGATCGGGCAGGCTGGACGCCCCTCTACGACATGACCTTCAACCGCACTGGACGGCAGGTAAAAGTCAGCTATCTGGCAGAAGTCAAGCAGTACAGTGGGGAAAACTGGGCCGGGGCCAGCCTTACCCTCTCCACCTCAGAACTCGGCACGGGAGCCCTCTGGCCCCAGTTCCATCCCTGGTACATTGATGTGTCACCCCCGGAGTCGAGTCCGTATCGTCATCCGGGCCAGAACCCGGCGATCACCAGTGGGGATTCTTCGCTCAGATCCGAGACAATTCCTACCGAACCGATTGCAGTGCCCCCCATCGTCACCAAAGTTGCCCGCGAAAATGGCATCACCACCCTCCTCCTGGGCCAGGAAGACGGGATTCCTGGTGACGGCACTCCCCGCAAAGTCACCATTCTGGAAGATGAGTATCCCTGCCGGATTGAATACGTGGCATTACCTCGTTTGGCCAGCTTTGCCTACCTGCAGGCGATCGTCACCAACCATCCCCATGGTGTCACCCTGCTACCAGGACAGGCCAACATCTTTCGCAACAACCTGTTCATCGGCACCATCCGGCTGGAGCAAGTAGCCCCCGGCCAGCCCTTCCGCCTGGATTTAGGAATTGACGAGGGCTTGAAGATACAGCGGCAACTGGTTGAATGCCAGACCCGCCGGGGCATCTTCCTGCAAAGCCAGGTTACAACCTACGCCTATCGCCTGACGATCGCCAACCTGCGCGATCGGGAAATCACCCTGAAAGTAACCGAGCAACTCCCCCTGAGCCGCAGTGAGCAAGTTACCACCCGCCTGCTGCGGGCCTTACCCGCCCCCACCTCCAGCAGCCCCCAGGCACTGGAGTGGACGATCGTCCTGCCACCGGAAGCCCGCCGGGAGTTATCCTACTGCTTTGCTATCACCTATCCCCTGGGTCTGACCCTGACGGGAATGGAGAGCGATCGGTAG
- a CDS encoding methylenetetrahydrofolate reductase has product MPESAAPSPLSSFRSAVQSGQFLITAEACPPKGGDPTHMLEMARLLQGRVHAINITDGSRAVLRMSSLAACVILQQHGIESICQVACRDRNRIGLQSDLMGAHALGIRNILALTGDPVKAGDHPDAKAVFDLESVRLLQMIRQLNHGLDWNQKPLTDGATDLFVGAAIDPQLASWSSLQSRFERKIEAGAQFFQSQLICDFDRLEKFMTQLATPAGKPVLAGIFLLKSAKNAQFINRCVPGVNIPQPIIDRLEQAADPLQEGIAIAAEQVLMARQLCQGVHMMAVKREDLIPKILDLAGITL; this is encoded by the coding sequence ATGCCTGAGTCTGCTGCGCCGAGTCCCCTCTCCTCCTTCCGCTCCGCCGTGCAATCCGGTCAGTTCCTGATTACGGCTGAAGCCTGTCCACCCAAGGGAGGGGACCCGACCCACATGCTGGAAATGGCCAGATTGCTGCAGGGGCGTGTCCATGCAATCAATATTACCGACGGCAGTCGGGCGGTTCTACGGATGTCCTCCCTGGCGGCCTGCGTGATTTTGCAGCAGCACGGGATCGAGTCGATCTGCCAGGTAGCCTGTCGCGATCGCAACCGCATTGGCCTCCAGTCTGATCTGATGGGAGCCCATGCCCTGGGAATTCGCAACATCCTGGCCCTGACGGGTGACCCGGTGAAGGCTGGGGATCACCCGGATGCCAAGGCCGTCTTCGACCTGGAATCGGTGCGGTTGCTGCAGATGATCCGCCAGTTGAATCACGGTCTGGACTGGAACCAGAAACCCCTGACGGATGGAGCCACGGATCTGTTTGTCGGAGCCGCGATCGACCCCCAATTAGCCAGTTGGTCCAGCTTGCAGAGCCGGTTTGAACGCAAGATCGAAGCAGGAGCCCAATTTTTCCAGAGCCAGCTCATCTGCGATTTCGATCGGCTGGAAAAGTTCATGACCCAGCTTGCCACCCCGGCTGGAAAGCCTGTCCTGGCCGGAATCTTCCTGCTCAAATCCGCCAAAAATGCCCAGTTCATCAACCGCTGTGTCCCAGGGGTAAATATTCCCCAACCCATCATCGATCGGCTGGAGCAAGCCGCCGACCCACTCCAGGAGGGTATTGCGATCGCGGCAGAACAGGTGCTGATGGCCCGTCAGTTGTGCCAGGGCGTCCACATGATGGCCGTCAAGCGGGAGGATTTAATTCCCAAAATCCTTGACCTGGCCGGGATTACCCTTTAA